In Gemmatimonadaceae bacterium, the following are encoded in one genomic region:
- a CDS encoding alpha/beta hydrolase: MPLRLRRSLRRLFRTRTQAGTLEVVTDIPGPTEGETRTVAVYLPGEYFEEVRRYPVIYMQDGQNLFDDGTSYAGSWGLSEELVSASRLGANAIIVGVYHASQHRIAEYSPFMDERVGGGDAAPYLTWLSDVLRPVINDRYRTLPAREHTGVGGSSMGGLFSLYAVFARRDVFGFAAVMSPSLWFAQGAIFDWVRHQPFSDARIYLDVGAREGERTLANARRLRDMLVNKGYVPGERLRWVEDAIGVHHESAWGRRFRKALPALLSVTRSDRRH, translated from the coding sequence ATGCCCCTGCGCCTGCGCCGCTCCCTGCGGCGCCTGTTCCGGACACGCACACAGGCGGGAACGCTCGAGGTGGTCACCGACATCCCGGGACCGACCGAGGGGGAGACGCGCACGGTGGCCGTCTACCTCCCCGGCGAGTACTTCGAGGAGGTGCGCCGGTATCCGGTGATCTACATGCAGGATGGCCAGAACCTGTTCGACGATGGCACCTCGTACGCCGGCTCCTGGGGACTCTCCGAGGAGCTGGTGTCGGCGTCGCGGCTGGGGGCCAACGCGATCATCGTCGGCGTCTATCACGCGTCGCAGCACCGGATCGCGGAGTACAGCCCGTTCATGGACGAGCGGGTGGGCGGTGGGGACGCGGCGCCGTACCTCACCTGGCTGTCCGACGTGCTCCGGCCCGTGATCAACGACCGGTACCGCACCCTGCCGGCGCGCGAGCACACCGGCGTCGGCGGGTCGTCGATGGGCGGACTCTTCTCGCTCTACGCCGTCTTCGCGCGCCGCGACGTCTTCGGCTTCGCGGCCGTCATGAGCCCGTCACTCTGGTTCGCGCAGGGGGCGATCTTCGACTGGGTGAGGCACCAGCCGTTCAGCGACGCCCGCATCTACCTCGATGTCGGGGCCCGCGAGGGCGAGCGCACGCTGGCGAACGCGCGCCGGCTGCGCGACATGCTCGTGAACAAGGGCTACGTGCCGGGCGAGCGCCTCCGCTGGGTGGAGGACGCCATCGGCGTGCACCATGAGAGCGCCTGGGGCCGCCGCTTCCGCAAGGCGCTGCCCGCGCTGCTGTCCGTCACCCGCTCCGACCGGAGACACTGA
- a CDS encoding ATP-grasp domain-containing protein has protein sequence MHMNVLMIAPGYPDEMPLFCRALSTFGAKVYGISDVPAGNLPELTRRHLSGYLQTPQINQEDAVVAAVTAQWVGRTFDRVVCLWEPGVVLAAKLRAALGVPGMGVEDAIAFRNKDIMKARVAAAGIRTPRHRGATSAAEVREAAEYIGYPLIIKPIDGAGSMDTFRVDDARELDAALKRLTHIEHVNVEEFIEAEEFTFDTICIDGAMQFFNIGYYRPRPLVARSVEWISPQTLCLRDVDSDWVAGGRQMGADVLRAMNPGNAFTHMEWYRKSDGEVVFGEIAARPPGARTVDLMNYVSDVDLYMGYAEAELQGTFSLEVTRKYNAVNIFKRAQGHGAISRVTGLEQLVQRFGEHIVNIDLLPVGQPRRDWVLTLLSDGYLTIRHPDFAQACQIADAVGTDLQLYAS, from the coding sequence ATGCACATGAACGTGTTGATGATCGCGCCGGGCTATCCCGACGAGATGCCGCTGTTCTGCCGCGCGCTCTCGACGTTCGGGGCGAAGGTGTATGGGATCAGTGACGTGCCGGCCGGCAACCTGCCGGAGCTGACGCGCCGCCACCTCTCGGGCTACCTGCAGACGCCGCAGATCAACCAGGAGGACGCGGTGGTCGCGGCGGTGACGGCACAGTGGGTGGGCCGCACCTTCGACCGGGTGGTCTGCCTCTGGGAGCCCGGCGTGGTGCTGGCGGCGAAGCTGCGCGCGGCGCTCGGGGTGCCGGGGATGGGCGTCGAGGACGCGATCGCGTTCCGCAACAAGGACATCATGAAGGCGCGTGTCGCCGCGGCGGGCATCCGCACGCCGCGCCACCGCGGTGCGACATCGGCGGCCGAAGTGCGCGAGGCGGCGGAGTACATCGGCTACCCGCTGATCATCAAGCCGATCGACGGCGCCGGCTCGATGGACACCTTCCGCGTGGATGACGCCCGCGAGCTGGACGCCGCGCTGAAGCGCCTCACGCACATCGAGCACGTGAACGTCGAGGAGTTCATCGAGGCCGAGGAGTTCACGTTCGACACGATCTGCATCGACGGCGCGATGCAGTTCTTCAACATCGGCTACTACCGCCCCCGCCCGCTGGTGGCGCGCAGCGTGGAGTGGATCAGCCCCCAGACCCTCTGCCTGCGTGACGTCGACAGCGACTGGGTGGCCGGCGGCCGGCAGATGGGCGCCGACGTCCTCCGCGCGATGAACCCCGGCAACGCGTTCACGCACATGGAGTGGTACCGGAAGTCGGACGGCGAGGTGGTCTTCGGTGAGATCGCCGCCCGTCCGCCCGGCGCCCGCACGGTGGACCTGATGAACTACGTCTCGGACGTGGACCTCTACATGGGCTACGCCGAGGCCGAGCTGCAGGGCACCTTCTCGCTCGAGGTCACCCGGAAGTACAACGCCGTCAACATCTTCAAGCGGGCGCAGGGCCATGGCGCGATCAGTCGCGTGACGGGGCTCGAGCAGCTCGTGCAGCGCTTCGGTGAGCACATCGTGAACATCGACCTGCTGCCGGTGGGCCAGCCGCGGCGCGACTGGGTGCTGACCCTGCTCTCCGACGGCTACCTCACCATCCGGCACCCGGACTTCGCGCAGGCGTGCCAGATCGCCGATGCGGTCGGAACCGACCTCCAACTCTACGCGTCGTAA
- a CDS encoding ATP-grasp domain-containing protein codes for MPVIFVAPRLSDNAARMVEALGALPGVQLGVITEDDVDQAPRQTRDVIVQHWRVDDVLDVLQLRQAVGEVAARIGGVERLFGAYEQLQVPLAVVRESLGVSGLPVRAALNFRDKSRMKDVLRAHRLPCARHALVERYVDAIAFAERVGFPLVVKPQAGAGALSTYRVDDARALGEALELAQPSVLAPVMLEEFITGTEHSFETISIDGRAVWHSLTHYHPTPLEVLRNPWIQWVVVLPREVDHPRFDDIRDAAVEALDALGQTTGLTHMEWFRRADGTVAISEVAARPPGAQITTLISRANDVDFVGAWANLMVHGEFTPPQRKYAVAAAFLRGQGSGVVRRVRGLEQVQAEFGHLVCDVKLPVVGHAPAATYEGDGYVILRHPETVVVERAIRRVVELVQVDLG; via the coding sequence ATCCCGGTCATCTTCGTCGCACCGCGTCTGTCCGACAACGCGGCGAGGATGGTCGAGGCGCTCGGGGCGCTGCCCGGCGTGCAGCTTGGCGTGATCACGGAAGACGACGTCGACCAGGCGCCGCGCCAGACGCGGGACGTGATCGTGCAGCACTGGCGCGTGGACGACGTGCTGGACGTGTTGCAGCTCCGGCAGGCGGTGGGCGAGGTGGCGGCCCGGATCGGCGGCGTCGAGCGGCTCTTCGGCGCCTACGAGCAGCTGCAGGTGCCGCTGGCGGTGGTGCGGGAGTCGCTCGGCGTGAGCGGGCTGCCGGTGCGTGCGGCGCTGAACTTCCGGGACAAGTCGCGCATGAAGGACGTGCTGCGCGCCCACCGGCTGCCCTGCGCGCGCCACGCCCTCGTGGAGCGGTACGTCGACGCGATCGCGTTCGCGGAGCGGGTCGGCTTCCCGCTGGTGGTCAAGCCGCAGGCCGGTGCCGGCGCGCTGTCCACCTACCGCGTGGATGACGCGCGCGCGCTTGGCGAGGCGCTCGAGCTCGCGCAGCCGTCGGTGCTGGCGCCGGTGATGCTGGAGGAGTTCATCACCGGCACCGAGCACTCCTTCGAGACCATCTCGATCGACGGCCGTGCGGTCTGGCACTCGCTCACGCACTACCACCCCACGCCGCTGGAGGTCCTGCGCAACCCGTGGATCCAGTGGGTGGTGGTGCTGCCGCGCGAGGTCGACCACCCGAGGTTCGACGACATCCGCGATGCGGCGGTCGAGGCGCTGGATGCCCTTGGCCAGACCACCGGGCTGACCCACATGGAATGGTTCCGGCGCGCCGACGGCACGGTGGCGATCTCCGAGGTGGCGGCGCGGCCGCCGGGTGCGCAGATCACGACGCTGATCAGCCGCGCGAACGACGTGGACTTCGTCGGGGCCTGGGCGAACTTGATGGTGCACGGCGAGTTCACGCCGCCGCAGCGCAAGTACGCCGTGGCCGCCGCATTCCTGCGCGGGCAGGGGAGCGGGGTGGTGCGCCGGGTGCGCGGGCTGGAACAGGTGCAGGCCGAGTTCGGGCACCTGGTGTGTGACGTGAAGCTGCCGGTGGTGGGGCATGCACCGGCCGCCACGTACGAGGGCGACGGCTACGTCATCCTCCGCCATCCCGAGACGGTGGTGGTGGAACGGGCGATCCGCCGCGTGGTGGAGCTGGTGCAGGTGGATCTGGGGTGA
- a CDS encoding DUF1957 domain-containing protein — translation MDFVLQLHSHLPWVLNHGDWPHGSDWLSEATMETYLPLIEKMRWLQMDNVHAPVTLGITPILANQLAHPTFPAIFEKWAANKLKCLEEEGARFAARGDDGLSHVCGWTAGNMRKYLELYRALDGDILGEFRRFADDGRIEITGSAATHGFLPLLGRDESIKFQLQLGRREHERLFGRRPAGCWLPECAYRPGGWWEPLKHAPNRGVRHGIEHEVRAAGFQYVTLDAPLVQGRHKERTAYRAYRIKQENGEAHVYALARDQRTAAQIWSADGGYPGDGAYLEFHKTHQEGGLKLWRITGRKVDLGEKHPYWPEVAQNKVEEHARHFATLLGAIAREQHPFGTSLIMAPFDTELYGHWWAEGPEFLNKLYRELQHVPLLRPATAGEHLRDNPNAPGIPVEPGSWGAHADWSTWVGPKVAYMWRRLWPLENAFWEIAGRALGEPLAHTALEQAARTLLLAQSSDWPFIVTMGEAADYGDHRFHSHCADLEQILGLMHQGFESGDFTTAHNYAAELKVRDDCFPDIFPALRAALA, via the coding sequence ATGGACTTCGTCCTCCAGCTGCACTCGCACCTGCCGTGGGTGCTGAATCACGGCGACTGGCCACACGGCTCCGACTGGCTCTCCGAGGCCACGATGGAGACGTACCTGCCGCTGATCGAGAAGATGCGCTGGCTGCAGATGGACAACGTGCACGCGCCGGTCACGCTCGGGATCACACCGATCCTGGCCAACCAGCTGGCGCACCCGACCTTCCCGGCGATCTTCGAGAAGTGGGCTGCGAACAAGCTGAAGTGCCTGGAGGAGGAGGGCGCCCGGTTCGCTGCGCGGGGCGACGATGGCCTGAGCCACGTGTGCGGCTGGACCGCCGGCAACATGCGGAAGTACCTCGAGCTCTACCGCGCTCTCGATGGCGACATCCTCGGCGAGTTCCGGCGCTTCGCCGACGACGGACGGATCGAGATCACCGGCTCGGCGGCCACGCATGGCTTCCTTCCCCTGCTGGGTCGCGACGAGAGCATCAAGTTCCAGCTCCAGCTGGGCCGCCGCGAGCATGAGCGCCTGTTCGGGCGCCGGCCGGCGGGGTGCTGGCTGCCGGAGTGTGCGTACCGGCCCGGCGGCTGGTGGGAGCCGCTCAAGCACGCCCCCAATCGCGGCGTGCGGCACGGCATCGAGCACGAGGTGCGCGCCGCGGGCTTCCAGTACGTGACGCTCGATGCGCCGCTGGTGCAGGGCCGGCACAAGGAGCGGACCGCCTACCGCGCCTACCGGATCAAGCAGGAGAATGGCGAGGCGCATGTGTATGCGCTGGCGCGCGACCAGCGCACCGCCGCGCAGATCTGGAGTGCCGACGGCGGCTACCCGGGCGACGGCGCCTACCTGGAGTTCCACAAGACGCACCAGGAAGGGGGGCTGAAGCTCTGGCGCATCACCGGCCGCAAGGTGGATCTCGGCGAGAAGCACCCGTACTGGCCCGAGGTCGCGCAGAACAAGGTCGAGGAGCACGCCCGGCACTTCGCCACCTTGCTGGGCGCGATCGCCCGTGAGCAGCACCCGTTCGGGACCTCGCTCATCATGGCGCCGTTCGACACGGAGCTGTACGGGCACTGGTGGGCGGAGGGGCCGGAGTTCCTGAACAAGCTCTATCGCGAGCTGCAGCACGTGCCGCTGCTGCGGCCGGCCACGGCAGGCGAGCACCTGCGGGACAACCCGAATGCGCCGGGCATCCCGGTGGAGCCGGGGTCGTGGGGCGCACACGCCGACTGGTCCACCTGGGTGGGGCCGAAGGTGGCGTACATGTGGCGGCGGCTCTGGCCGCTGGAGAACGCCTTCTGGGAGATCGCCGGCCGCGCGCTCGGCGAACCGCTCGCGCACACCGCGCTCGAGCAGGCCGCGCGCACGCTGCTGCTGGCACAGAGCAGCGACTGGCCGTTCATCGTCACGATGGGCGAGGCGGCCGACTACGGCGATCACCGCTTCCATTCGCACTGCGCCGACCTGGAGCAGATCCTCGGGCTGATGCACCAGGGCTTCGAGAGCGGGGACTTCACCACGGCGCACAACTATGCGGCGGAGCTGAAGGTGCGCGACGACTGTTTCCCGGACATCTTCCCCGCGTTGCGCGCGGCCCTGGCATGA
- a CDS encoding glycogen synthase, whose protein sequence is MAPRTPRQAAKPAAKPAAAPAPKRTPKRTPKPKTAPAVRGADGRFLKRKPATPLAASDQRPVSVVHLSVELAPIARTGGLGEVVSSLAAYQAAAGMDVSIVIPLYRQVRDQFPDLEPVDAPFITDVAFRGYGTQLYRLPADRTAEVVGMRGATALPTVWFIDNRELFDRPGIYGDASGSYGDSARRYAFFCAAALRILPRITSAPAILHAHDWHTGLALAYLRTWYADSPWHREVATVLTVHNAGYQGHYDAGTMAEVGLPMSLYNHHQFEWYGRMNLLKGGMAFADAVTTVSMTHADELRTAEGGFGLHDTFLLKGAQFSGILNGIDQTRWDPQNDPAIAAPFSREDIGGKAACRQALQRELGLADRADVPIFVMTARLVQQKGLELILDNPWIFNADAQWVFLGNGDPRFVNGLRALAARHRDRIVVDTDFSDDKEHRLMAGGDVLLMPCLYEPCGLTQMRAQRYGTVPLVRRVGGLADTVHDGVTGFVFDEFTATGFAEAVARAVIAYRDRDQWFRMMRDGMARDFGWERSEERYRDVYRSVLSAR, encoded by the coding sequence ATGGCTCCACGGACTCCCCGGCAGGCAGCGAAGCCCGCGGCGAAGCCCGCCGCTGCGCCCGCGCCGAAGCGGACCCCCAAGCGGACCCCCAAGCCCAAGACCGCACCGGCGGTGCGCGGTGCTGATGGCCGCTTCCTCAAGCGGAAGCCCGCCACCCCGCTCGCCGCCAGCGACCAGCGACCGGTCTCGGTGGTCCACTTGTCGGTCGAGCTCGCTCCGATCGCCCGAACCGGGGGCCTCGGCGAGGTCGTCAGCAGCCTGGCCGCGTACCAGGCCGCCGCGGGCATGGATGTGTCGATCGTCATTCCGCTCTACCGACAGGTCCGCGACCAGTTCCCCGACCTGGAGCCGGTGGACGCGCCGTTCATCACCGACGTCGCCTTTCGCGGATACGGCACCCAGCTCTACCGCCTTCCCGCGGACCGGACGGCCGAGGTCGTCGGCATGCGCGGCGCCACCGCACTCCCGACCGTCTGGTTCATCGACAACCGCGAGCTGTTCGACCGCCCGGGGATCTACGGCGACGCCAGCGGCTCCTATGGCGACAGTGCCCGTCGCTACGCCTTCTTCTGCGCCGCCGCCCTCCGCATCCTCCCCCGGATCACGTCGGCCCCGGCCATCCTCCACGCCCACGACTGGCACACCGGCCTGGCCCTCGCCTACCTGCGCACCTGGTACGCCGACAGCCCCTGGCATCGCGAGGTCGCCACGGTCCTCACCGTCCACAACGCGGGCTACCAGGGCCACTACGACGCCGGCACCATGGCCGAGGTCGGGCTCCCGATGTCGCTGTACAACCACCACCAGTTCGAGTGGTACGGCCGGATGAACCTGCTCAAGGGTGGCATGGCCTTCGCCGACGCCGTCACGACGGTGAGCATGACCCACGCCGACGAGCTGCGGACCGCCGAGGGAGGCTTCGGCCTTCACGACACGTTCCTGCTCAAGGGGGCGCAGTTCAGCGGCATCCTCAACGGCATCGACCAGACCCGCTGGGATCCGCAGAACGACCCCGCGATCGCGGCCCCGTTCTCGCGCGAGGACATCGGCGGCAAGGCCGCCTGCCGCCAGGCGCTGCAGCGAGAGCTGGGCCTCGCCGATCGCGCCGATGTCCCGATCTTCGTGATGACCGCCCGCCTCGTCCAGCAGAAGGGGCTGGAGCTGATCCTCGACAACCCGTGGATCTTCAATGCCGATGCGCAATGGGTCTTCCTCGGCAACGGGGATCCGCGCTTCGTCAACGGCCTGCGCGCCCTCGCCGCGCGCCACCGCGATCGCATCGTCGTCGACACGGACTTCTCCGACGACAAGGAGCACCGCCTGATGGCCGGCGGCGACGTGCTCCTCATGCCCTGCCTCTACGAACCGTGCGGCCTCACGCAGATGCGCGCACAGCGCTACGGTACAGTGCCGCTGGTCCGCCGGGTCGGTGGCCTGGCCGACACCGTGCACGACGGCGTCACCGGGTTCGTGTTCGACGAGTTCACGGCCACGGGCTTCGCCGAGGCGGTGGCGCGGGCCGTCATCGCCTACCGGGACCGCGACCAGTGGTTCCGCATGATGCGCGATGGCATGGCCCGTGACTTCGGCTGGGAGCGCTCGGAAGAGCGCTATCGCGATGTCTACCGCTCCGTCCTCTCTGCCCGCTGA
- the glgP gene encoding alpha-glucan family phosphorylase, with product MTNIIPSRIAGLQELASNLSWSWNREARALFAAIDDRLWLSTRHNPVTFLQRVAPERLQACADNPAFRAMYDEAMHWSRTEAQSDSTWFAKTYPELTKSKIAYFCAEFGLHSSVPIYSGGLGVLAGDHCKTASDLGVPLVGVGLLYRNGYFDQRINVDGWQENMDDTFDLASTPITPVLNADGSDLTVSVMVAGAEVLVRAWRLMVGRVPLILLDTDLPANRPEDRELLSRLYAGGVDLRLRQEWLLGVGGVRILRALGMEPDVWHANEGHASFMFIERLRELRSTGMAMAAAVTAVRRASVFTTHTPVPAGHDVFQRSAVETVLGPVWTDLGIDADAFANFGFHPHYGKDQFHMTACAVRFASKVTGVAKLHGEVSRELLHPMWPNRGVNQVPVGHVTNGVHLATWMASPIMSTLDKHLGRGWGFQLDNPDTWNRIMKVPDADLWAAHLELKNVLMDRVIERARRSFARGHKEATQTVSAGVLLDRSSLMIGFARRFATYKRADLLFHDPERLRKILTNPVAPVQLVFAGKAHPADGPGKTVLQRVYQFTRDPRFEGRVAFIEDYDMHVAHLLVQGVDMWMNLPRPPLEASGTSGMKAALNGVPQLSTIDGWWAEGCDGTNGWSVTAPNDPSQDAAAANNVYELLEREVVPRFYDRTHRDAIPAKWLATMKHSIRQAGRFFTAARMVQQYTTEYYAPAIIGGDFPDDPPTA from the coding sequence GTGACCAACATCATTCCGAGCCGGATCGCCGGCCTGCAAGAGCTCGCGAGTAATCTCTCGTGGAGCTGGAACCGCGAGGCGCGCGCCCTGTTCGCCGCCATCGACGACCGCCTCTGGCTGTCCACGCGCCACAACCCTGTCACCTTCCTCCAGCGGGTCGCGCCGGAGCGCCTGCAGGCCTGCGCCGACAACCCGGCCTTCCGGGCGATGTACGACGAGGCCATGCACTGGTCCCGCACCGAGGCCCAGTCGGACTCGACCTGGTTCGCGAAGACCTACCCAGAGCTGACGAAGTCGAAGATCGCCTATTTCTGCGCCGAGTTCGGGCTCCATTCCTCGGTCCCGATCTACTCGGGCGGCCTCGGCGTCCTGGCGGGTGACCACTGCAAGACCGCCTCGGACCTGGGCGTGCCGCTGGTCGGCGTCGGCCTGCTCTACCGGAACGGCTACTTCGACCAGCGCATCAACGTGGATGGCTGGCAGGAGAACATGGATGACACCTTCGACCTGGCCAGCACGCCGATCACCCCGGTCCTGAACGCCGACGGCAGCGACCTGACCGTCTCGGTGATGGTGGCGGGTGCCGAGGTGCTGGTGCGGGCGTGGCGGCTGATGGTGGGCCGCGTGCCGCTGATCCTGCTGGACACCGACCTCCCGGCGAACCGTCCCGAGGACCGGGAATTGCTGAGCCGGCTGTACGCTGGCGGCGTGGACCTGCGCCTCCGCCAGGAGTGGCTGCTCGGCGTGGGCGGCGTGCGGATCCTGCGCGCGCTCGGCATGGAGCCCGATGTGTGGCACGCCAACGAGGGGCACGCGAGCTTCATGTTCATCGAGCGGCTGCGAGAGCTGCGTTCGACCGGCATGGCGATGGCGGCGGCGGTCACGGCCGTGCGGCGCGCCTCGGTGTTCACCACCCACACCCCCGTGCCCGCCGGCCACGACGTCTTCCAGCGGTCGGCCGTCGAGACGGTGCTCGGGCCGGTCTGGACGGACCTGGGCATCGACGCCGACGCTTTCGCGAACTTCGGGTTCCACCCGCACTACGGGAAGGACCAGTTCCACATGACGGCATGCGCCGTCCGCTTCGCCTCGAAGGTGACCGGCGTGGCCAAGCTGCACGGCGAGGTGTCGCGCGAGCTGCTCCACCCCATGTGGCCGAACCGCGGCGTGAACCAGGTGCCGGTGGGGCACGTGACGAACGGCGTGCACCTGGCCACCTGGATGGCCAGCCCGATCATGAGCACGCTCGACAAGCACCTCGGGCGCGGCTGGGGCTTCCAGCTCGACAACCCGGACACGTGGAACCGCATCATGAAGGTGCCGGACGCCGATCTCTGGGCGGCCCACCTCGAGCTGAAGAACGTGCTGATGGACCGCGTGATCGAGCGCGCGCGCCGCAGCTTCGCCCGCGGCCACAAGGAGGCCACGCAGACGGTGAGCGCCGGCGTGCTGCTCGACCGGTCGAGCCTGATGATCGGCTTCGCGCGCCGGTTCGCGACCTACAAGCGCGCCGACCTGCTGTTCCACGATCCGGAGCGGCTCCGCAAGATCCTGACGAACCCCGTCGCGCCGGTGCAGCTGGTGTTCGCCGGCAAGGCGCACCCTGCCGACGGGCCGGGCAAGACCGTGCTGCAGCGCGTGTACCAGTTCACGCGCGACCCGCGGTTCGAGGGCCGCGTGGCCTTCATCGAGGACTATGACATGCACGTGGCCCACCTGCTGGTGCAGGGCGTGGACATGTGGATGAACCTTCCCCGCCCCCCTCTCGAGGCCTCCGGCACCAGCGGCATGAAGGCGGCGCTCAACGGTGTGCCCCAGCTCAGCACGATCGACGGCTGGTGGGCCGAGGGGTGCGACGGCACCAACGGCTGGTCGGTCACGGCGCCGAACGACCCGTCGCAGGACGCGGCTGCCGCGAACAACGTGTACGAGCTCCTCGAGCGCGAGGTGGTGCCGCGGTTCTACGACCGCACGCACCGCGACGCGATCCCGGCCAAGTGGCTGGCGACGATGAAGCACAGCATCCGGCAGGCGGGGCGCTTCTTCACCGCCGCCCGCATGGTGCAGCAGTACACCACCGAGTACTACGCACCGGCCATCATCGGCGGCGACTTCCCCGACGATCCACCGACGGCGTGA
- a CDS encoding DUF3536 domain-containing protein, translating into MSSVVLHAHCYQPPREDPFTGLVPVERTAAPFHDWNARITDESYLPLTTARDIAARNRVNLFEWISFNVGPTLASWLDREAPAVLESMRHGDARSAQRVGAGNAIASAYNHVILPLASPHERQREIAWGLHDFRTRFGREARGFWCPETAIDDDTAQALAEAGVQFVIVAPYQIRHGGSDGQPRRWRGANGRSLFLAPYHGELSGSIGFGDLAQQGERLADALAAVSSAQGIASIATDGETFGHHKRHGEMALATAVGSLRRTHRATVTNFAAIIDSRDDWADGALVSPSAWSCAHGVERWRSNCGCGATHETGRAQEWRGPLRAALRWLAEALDAADGDDPALTPQRRARYGMFTSCGWFFDRFEGHETRLLLRMAAFAIAGRPDADALEAGLVARLIHANCNDRSLGNGADLWYRDFHPLVAAVAQA; encoded by the coding sequence GTGAGTTCCGTCGTACTCCACGCGCACTGCTACCAGCCACCGCGCGAGGACCCGTTCACGGGCCTCGTGCCGGTGGAGCGCACTGCGGCGCCGTTCCACGACTGGAACGCGCGCATCACCGACGAGTCGTACCTCCCGCTCACCACCGCCCGTGACATCGCGGCGCGGAACCGCGTGAACCTGTTCGAGTGGATCAGCTTCAACGTCGGGCCGACGCTGGCGAGCTGGCTGGACCGCGAGGCGCCCGCCGTGCTCGAGTCGATGCGGCACGGCGACGCGCGGTCGGCGCAGCGCGTCGGCGCGGGCAACGCGATCGCGAGCGCCTACAACCACGTGATCCTGCCGCTGGCGTCGCCGCACGAGCGGCAGCGCGAGATAGCGTGGGGGCTGCACGACTTCCGCACCCGGTTCGGGCGCGAGGCGCGCGGATTCTGGTGTCCGGAGACGGCGATCGACGACGACACCGCACAGGCGCTGGCCGAGGCCGGCGTGCAGTTCGTGATCGTGGCCCCGTACCAGATCCGCCATGGCGGCAGCGACGGCCAGCCGCGGCGCTGGCGGGGAGCCAACGGGCGATCGCTGTTCCTGGCGCCGTACCACGGGGAGCTGAGCGGCTCGATCGGCTTCGGCGACCTGGCGCAGCAGGGCGAACGGCTGGCGGATGCGCTGGCCGCCGTGAGCAGCGCGCAGGGCATCGCGAGCATCGCCACCGACGGCGAGACGTTCGGCCACCACAAGCGGCATGGCGAGATGGCGCTCGCCACCGCGGTCGGCTCGCTGCGGCGCACGCACCGCGCCACGGTGACGAACTTCGCCGCCATCATCGACAGCCGGGACGACTGGGCGGACGGGGCGCTCGTCTCGCCCAGTGCCTGGAGCTGCGCGCACGGGGTGGAGCGCTGGCGCTCGAACTGCGGCTGCGGCGCGACGCACGAGACCGGGCGTGCCCAGGAATGGCGCGGGCCGTTGCGGGCCGCGCTCCGCTGGCTGGCCGAGGCACTGGACGCGGCCGACGGTGACGACCCGGCCCTCACGCCGCAGCGGCGGGCGCGCTACGGGATGTTCACGAGCTGCGGCTGGTTCTTCGACCGGTTCGAAGGGCACGAGACGCGCCTGCTGCTGCGGATGGCGGCCTTCGCGATCGCGGGCCGGCCTGACGCCGACGCGCTGGAGGCTGGCCTCGTGGCACGCCTGATCCACGCGAACTGCAATGACCGCTCGCTCGGCAACGGCGCCGACCTCTGGTACCGCGACTTCCACCCGCTGGTCGCCGCGGTGGCGCAGGCCTGA
- a CDS encoding HupE/UreJ family protein: protein MISEWLAFLELGFRHIVAWDAADHILFLLVLAAIYRVPDWRAALWVISAFTVGHSISLLLAVTGALVLPSGVVEFLIPVTIVATGVENLILRERAASGRSARHRPLFAGLFGIVHGAGFAGYLQGLFMDHLAVPLLGFNLGIEAGQVVVLAVAAVGFAAADRLLAHVPAAGRGLPDAFQLRVVGVSALVTVVATAWAVARYPA, encoded by the coding sequence GTGATCTCCGAGTGGCTGGCGTTCCTGGAGCTCGGCTTCCGGCACATCGTCGCCTGGGACGCCGCCGATCACATCCTGTTCCTGCTGGTGCTGGCCGCCATCTACCGGGTGCCTGACTGGCGCGCGGCACTGTGGGTGATCAGCGCCTTCACCGTCGGGCACTCGATCTCGCTGCTGCTGGCCGTCACCGGTGCGCTGGTGCTGCCGTCAGGCGTGGTGGAGTTCCTGATCCCGGTCACGATCGTGGCCACGGGCGTCGAGAACCTCATCCTGCGGGAGCGGGCCGCCAGCGGACGGTCGGCGCGCCACCGACCGCTGTTCGCGGGACTGTTCGGCATCGTGCATGGCGCCGGGTTCGCCGGGTACCTGCAGGGCCTCTTCATGGATCACCTTGCGGTTCCGCTCCTCGGATTCAACCTCGGCATCGAGGCAGGGCAGGTGGTGGTGCTCGCGGTGGCTGCCGTGGGCTTTGCGGCGGCCGATCGCCTGCTGGCGCACGTGCCGGCGGCAGGACGGGGACTGCCCGACGCGTTCCAGCTGCGCGTGGTCGGCGTCTCGGCGCTGGTCACGGTGGTCGCGACCGCGTGGGCCGTCGCGCGGTATCCGGCGTGA